From one Candidatus Gastranaerophilales bacterium genomic stretch:
- a CDS encoding ABC transporter ATP-binding protein: MELLEIKNLNISFRVDEYILPAIFNVSFSLKKGESLALVGESGCGKSITAMSILNLLPPNAIVTQGDIMFEGQNILKMSDFLLRQIRGKKIAFIPQDPMTALNPLYTIGEQIKEVVELHQGLKGKEAQETVISALKSVKIPDAYEKYYSYPHQLSGGMRQRVIIAMALSCEPDLLIADEPTTALDVTVQAQILNLINLIQQERKTALILITHDLGVVYNVCENICVMYSGSIVEQTSTRELFANPLHPYTQALLNSLPTDKNTQIKAISGQPPSIKELITGCKFHPRCKHAMQMCEHHIPVLTEIEPNHCAACFLYNN; this comes from the coding sequence ATGGAGCTTTTAGAAATAAAAAACCTGAATATTTCCTTCAGGGTGGATGAATATATTCTGCCTGCGATATTTAATGTGAGTTTTTCCCTAAAAAAAGGCGAGTCGTTAGCTTTAGTGGGTGAGTCAGGCTGCGGCAAATCAATAACGGCAATGTCAATTCTTAACCTGCTTCCGCCGAATGCAATAGTAACTCAAGGCGATATAATGTTTGAAGGTCAAAACATACTGAAAATGTCGGACTTCCTGCTCCGCCAAATAAGAGGAAAGAAAATAGCCTTTATCCCTCAAGACCCTATGACAGCGCTCAATCCTCTATACACAATAGGCGAGCAAATAAAAGAAGTGGTAGAGCTTCATCAGGGGTTAAAAGGTAAAGAAGCGCAAGAAACCGTCATAAGCGCATTGAAAAGCGTAAAAATCCCCGATGCGTACGAAAAATATTATTCTTACCCGCACCAGCTTTCGGGCGGAATGAGGCAAAGAGTAATCATCGCAATGGCATTGAGCTGTGAACCTGATTTATTAATAGCGGATGAGCCGACAACCGCCCTTGATGTAACTGTTCAGGCGCAGATTTTGAATTTAATTAACCTTATTCAACAGGAGAGAAAAACCGCCCTTATCTTAATTACGCATGATTTGGGCGTCGTGTATAACGTTTGTGAAAATATTTGTGTAATGTATTCAGGCAGTATTGTTGAACAAACATCAACGAGAGAACTTTTTGCCAATCCTCTTCACCCTTATACGCAAGCTCTTTTAAATTCTCTGCCTACCGATAAAAACACTCAAATTAAAGCTATTTCAGGGCAGCCGCCATCAATTAAAGAATTAATCACGGGCTGCAAATTCCATCCCCGCTGTAAACACGCAATGCAGATGTGCGAACATCACATCCCCGTTTTAACGGAAATTGAACCTAATCACTGTGCAGCCTGTTTTTTGTACAATAATTAA
- a CDS encoding PilZ domain-containing protein — MIKAQKISLILNKDVIVYDTLRDGTENVIKTLFVDAEYDRLFLKFPVDKRGYSQYFYEGKEIKVRLETINGTLVLNSIIISAPDEDGVIIVEYYEDEDSVVQQRQFLRVNARLNMQIETGKFSIKAKTINLSGNGIKFITSEKFNIADELKIKLTLTDNTWPIQAVVKVLNTALNDDNEFEIITQFTTISENDRKRIMRYCFEVQQNSIM, encoded by the coding sequence ATGATAAAAGCCCAAAAAATATCCCTGATATTAAATAAAGATGTTATTGTATATGACACTTTGCGAGACGGCACTGAAAATGTCATTAAAACTCTTTTTGTTGATGCGGAATATGACAGGCTTTTTTTGAAATTCCCTGTAGATAAACGCGGGTATTCCCAATACTTTTATGAAGGTAAAGAAATAAAAGTTCGTTTAGAAACTATTAACGGAACTTTGGTTCTTAACTCTATAATTATTTCTGCTCCCGATGAAGACGGGGTGATAATCGTAGAGTATTATGAGGATGAAGATTCTGTTGTTCAACAAAGGCAGTTTTTAAGGGTTAATGCCCGTCTTAACATGCAGATTGAAACGGGTAAATTTTCTATAAAGGCGAAAACAATTAACCTAAGCGGTAACGGTATTAAATTCATTACATCGGAAAAATTCAATATTGCCGATGAACTTAAAATCAAGCTTACCCTGACAGACAATACCTGGCCTATTCAGGCGGTTGTTAAAGTTCTTAATACCGCTTTAAACGATGATAATGAGTTCGAAATTATAACGCAATTCACTACAATTTCGGAAAATGACAGAAAAAGAATAATGCGCTACTGCTTTGAGGTGCAACAAAACTCAATAATGTAG
- a CDS encoding acylneuraminate cytidylyltransferase family protein yields the protein MNIVAIIPARGGSKRLPHKNIKLLLGKPLIAWSIESALKSKLINKVVVSTDSPEIADTAKQYGAQVHIRPGELAQDTTKTAPVLVDVVNMLEINSYKPDIIILLQPTCPVREGGLVDEALRILLENKQYDSIFTGFQKCYTMALWKLTHSNEALNLYDYHLRPRWQDVETNEKIMAEDGAFYAIRYDSFRKYSDFIGEKPFILEIPKTVDIDTQADFDKARELLLKG from the coding sequence ATGAACATAGTAGCAATAATTCCTGCAAGAGGTGGGTCTAAAAGACTTCCGCATAAGAATATCAAGTTGTTGCTGGGCAAGCCCTTAATTGCCTGGTCTATTGAATCTGCCCTAAAATCAAAACTTATCAATAAAGTAGTGGTTTCGACAGATAGCCCTGAAATTGCCGATACAGCTAAACAGTACGGAGCACAGGTTCATATAAGACCCGGGGAACTTGCGCAGGATACTACTAAAACAGCCCCTGTCTTGGTTGATGTTGTTAATATGCTGGAGATAAATTCTTACAAGCCTGATATTATTATTCTTTTGCAGCCTACTTGTCCTGTCAGAGAAGGCGGGCTTGTTGATGAAGCGTTAAGGATTTTACTTGAAAATAAACAATATGACAGTATTTTCACAGGGTTTCAAAAATGCTATACTATGGCATTATGGAAACTCACACATTCAAATGAAGCTTTGAATTTGTATGATTATCATTTGCGCCCGAGATGGCAGGATGTTGAAACCAACGAAAAAATAATGGCGGAAGACGGGGCATTTTATGCAATAAGATATGATTCATTCAGAAAGTATAGTGATTTTATAGGAGAAAAACCATTTATATTAGAAATCCCTAAAACCGTTGATATAGATACACAGGCTGATTTTGACAAAGCCCGGGAATTATTATTGAAAGGATAA
- a CDS encoding ATP-dependent Clp protease ATP-binding subunit, with protein sequence MFERFTEKAIRVIMLAQEEARHLGHNFVGTEQILLGLIGEGTGVAAKTLKAMGVTLKDARAEVEKIIGRGSGFVAVEIPFTPRAKRVLELSWDEARQLGHSYIGTEHLLLGLIREGEGVAAKVIENLGLDLNKVRSNVVKMLGETKSTSAGGGSQGSGPATAATVSGGKAKTPSLDEFGTNLTLAAQELRLDPVVGREKEIERVIQILGRRTKNNPVLIGEPGVGKTAIAEGLALRIVNHEVPDILEDKKLIQLDMGLLVAGTKYRGEFEERLKKIMDEIRANGNVILIIDEMHTLIGAGAAEGAIDAANILKPVLSRGELQVIGATTLDEYRKYVEKDAALERRFQPVYVEQPSVDDTIEIVRGLKSKYEEHHKLYISDEAIIAAAVLSDKYITDRFLPDKAVDLIDEASSRVRLRASGLPPEGRELEKKLKDISRQKELAIRNQEFDRASQLRDEEADLKEQIRDLQAKWKLEQEQNKATVTAEEVANIVSTWTGIPVQKITEGEGERLLKLEDTLHQRVIGQDQAVISIAKAIRRARVGLKSPNRPIGSFIFSGPTGVGKTELAKALAEAMFGSEDNMVRVDMSEFMEKHSTSKLIGSPPGYVGYNEGGQLTETIRKKPYSVILFDEIEKAHPDVFNLMLQILDDGRLTDSRGRHVNFKNTIIIMTSNVGATMIENNSQLGFAVANDEAKSRYERLKDTVSEEMKKFFKPEFLNRLDDTIVFAHLTKEEIRKIVEIMLKDLVKRLGEQELCLQVPDEVKDWLAEKGYSPTYGARPLRRVIQKKIEDPIAEEILTGHYRHGDCIGLNIEDDMIKFGHIYSESESEPVTAEKKKKEKEIKEAEMAEEKND encoded by the coding sequence ATGTTTGAAAGATTTACCGAAAAGGCAATAAGAGTGATAATGTTAGCGCAGGAAGAAGCGAGGCATTTAGGTCATAATTTCGTTGGTACAGAACAAATTTTACTCGGTTTAATAGGCGAAGGCACGGGTGTTGCCGCTAAAACACTTAAAGCAATGGGAGTTACCCTTAAAGATGCCAGAGCCGAAGTTGAAAAAATTATCGGCAGAGGGTCAGGCTTTGTTGCCGTTGAAATTCCGTTTACCCCTCGTGCTAAACGGGTTTTGGAATTGTCCTGGGATGAAGCAAGACAGCTTGGGCATAGCTATATAGGAACGGAACACTTGCTTTTAGGATTAATAAGGGAAGGCGAAGGGGTTGCTGCAAAAGTTATAGAAAATCTCGGGCTTGACCTGAATAAAGTCAGAAGTAATGTTGTTAAAATGCTTGGTGAAACAAAATCAACTTCAGCAGGAGGCGGTTCTCAGGGTTCAGGTCCTGCAACGGCTGCCACCGTATCCGGAGGCAAGGCAAAGACACCTTCTTTGGACGAGTTTGGAACTAATCTTACATTAGCTGCACAGGAATTGCGTTTAGATCCTGTTGTCGGCAGAGAAAAAGAGATAGAAAGAGTTATTCAAATTCTGGGCAGAAGGACAAAAAATAATCCCGTTCTTATCGGTGAGCCCGGCGTAGGTAAAACTGCCATCGCAGAAGGGCTTGCACTTAGAATTGTAAACCATGAAGTACCGGATATTTTGGAAGATAAGAAGCTTATCCAGCTTGATATGGGGCTTTTGGTTGCAGGTACAAAATACCGCGGCGAATTTGAAGAACGTTTAAAGAAAATAATGGATGAAATCAGAGCTAACGGCAACGTTATTTTGATTATAGATGAAATGCATACTTTAATAGGCGCAGGCGCTGCAGAAGGCGCCATTGATGCCGCTAATATTTTGAAACCCGTGTTATCAAGGGGCGAACTGCAGGTTATCGGGGCAACTACTCTTGATGAATACAGAAAGTACGTTGAAAAAGATGCTGCTTTGGAAAGAAGATTCCAACCTGTTTACGTAGAGCAGCCTTCTGTCGATGATACTATCGAGATTGTAAGAGGATTAAAATCCAAATACGAAGAACACCACAAATTATATATTTCCGACGAAGCCATTATTGCGGCAGCTGTTCTGTCCGATAAATATATTACTGACAGATTTTTGCCCGATAAGGCAGTAGATTTGATTGACGAAGCAAGCTCAAGAGTAAGATTGAGAGCTTCGGGGCTTCCCCCTGAAGGCAGGGAACTTGAGAAAAAATTAAAAGATATTTCAAGACAAAAAGAACTTGCAATCAGAAATCAGGAATTTGACAGGGCAAGCCAGCTGCGTGATGAAGAAGCTGATTTAAAAGAACAGATAAGAGATTTGCAGGCAAAATGGAAACTGGAGCAGGAACAAAATAAAGCTACGGTTACGGCAGAAGAGGTTGCCAATATTGTAAGCACCTGGACAGGTATTCCCGTCCAAAAAATTACCGAGGGCGAAGGCGAAAGATTGCTTAAACTTGAAGATACCCTCCACCAAAGAGTTATCGGACAAGACCAGGCTGTTATTTCTATTGCCAAAGCCATAAGAAGAGCCAGAGTCGGTTTAAAAAGTCCTAACAGACCAATCGGAAGCTTTATTTTCTCCGGTCCTACGGGGGTTGGTAAAACAGAACTTGCAAAAGCTTTGGCAGAAGCAATGTTTGGCTCTGAAGATAATATGGTGCGGGTTGATATGTCAGAATTTATGGAAAAACACTCTACCAGCAAACTTATCGGTTCTCCTCCGGGTTATGTCGGCTACAACGAAGGCGGACAGCTAACAGAAACCATCAGGAAAAAACCTTACAGCGTTATTTTATTTGACGAAATTGAAAAGGCACACCCCGATGTGTTTAACTTAATGCTGCAAATTCTTGATGACGGCAGATTGACCGATTCAAGAGGAAGACACGTTAACTTTAAAAATACTATTATTATTATGACTTCAAACGTTGGTGCAACAATGATAGAAAATAATTCACAGCTTGGTTTTGCCGTTGCAAACGATGAGGCTAAGAGCCGCTATGAAAGACTTAAAGATACGGTAAGCGAAGAAATGAAGAAGTTCTTTAAACCTGAATTTTTAAACAGGCTTGATGATACTATTGTATTTGCTCACTTAACAAAAGAAGAAATCAGGAAAATTGTTGAGATTATGCTTAAAGACCTTGTTAAACGCTTGGGCGAACAAGAGCTTTGCCTGCAGGTTCCTGATGAAGTAAAAGATTGGCTTGCAGAAAAGGGCTATAGTCCTACATACGGTGCAAGACCTTTAAGAAGGGTTATTCAAAAGAAAATTGAAGACCCCATTGCAGAGGAGATATTGACGGGGCATTACAGGCATGGGGACTGTATCGGTTTAAACATTGAGGACGATATGATTAAATTCGGACATATATATTCCGAATCAGAGTCGGAGCCTGTCACTGCAGAAAAGAAAAAGAAGGAAAAAGAGATAAAAGAAGCAGAAATGGCAGAAGAGAAGAATGATTAA
- the pyk gene encoding pyruvate kinase, whose protein sequence is MIKKEEFIKTKIVATIGPASDSEEVIKELILAGTTMFRLNSSHETPEVHLHRLQTIRKISKELGRFIPVVLDLQGPKIRVGNLDNPIELKVNQELIIKPQMEQKGENIIPVDYEGIVKDVKSGDRLLLDDGRLEFRVTGTEPDYAKAVVVNGGILKSRKGLNIPGSTLSISAITKRDVDYIKFSVDNEVDYIALSFVRSKDDVIKAKNILEVFGKNIPIISKIEKPQAIDNLDSIITVSEGIMVARGDLGIEISPEKVPLVQKKIIKAANAQKKVVIVATQMLESMVEQPMPTRAEASDVANAIIDGTDAVMLSEETTIGKYPVKAVEMMAQIAKNVENSDVISRNYYPAEMRQINNPDAQAICSAIMKMIEKIDIKAILAFTASGYTPSLLSKGKPSVPIYALCENEAACRQMNLYRDVFPVLFDCKIEMNRETVKLINNLLVKTLGYKSNDKIIITGSIPELARGKTTNFIRLHEIPGV, encoded by the coding sequence ATGATTAAAAAAGAAGAATTTATAAAGACAAAAATCGTGGCAACCATAGGTCCTGCCAGCGATAGCGAAGAGGTGATTAAAGAATTAATTTTGGCGGGAACTACGATGTTCCGCCTGAATTCATCGCATGAAACTCCTGAGGTACATTTACACAGATTACAAACCATAAGAAAAATATCAAAAGAACTCGGAAGGTTTATTCCGGTTGTATTGGATTTACAAGGACCTAAAATCAGAGTCGGAAATCTTGACAATCCTATCGAACTTAAGGTTAATCAGGAATTGATTATAAAACCCCAGATGGAACAAAAAGGTGAAAATATAATTCCGGTTGATTATGAAGGTATTGTAAAAGACGTAAAATCCGGTGATAGATTATTGCTTGATGACGGCAGGCTTGAATTCAGAGTTACCGGTACAGAGCCTGATTATGCAAAAGCCGTTGTCGTTAACGGCGGTATTTTAAAATCAAGGAAAGGGCTTAATATCCCGGGTTCTACTTTGAGTATTTCAGCTATTACAAAGCGTGATGTAGATTATATTAAATTCTCGGTTGATAATGAAGTCGATTATATTGCGCTTTCTTTTGTCCGCTCAAAAGACGATGTAATTAAGGCTAAAAATATACTGGAGGTTTTTGGTAAAAACATTCCCATCATATCAAAAATTGAAAAACCGCAGGCAATAGACAATCTTGACTCTATAATCACCGTATCTGAAGGTATTATGGTGGCAAGGGGTGACCTTGGCATAGAAATTTCACCCGAAAAGGTGCCTTTGGTACAAAAAAAGATTATCAAAGCAGCTAATGCGCAGAAAAAAGTAGTTATTGTAGCAACCCAAATGCTTGAATCAATGGTAGAGCAGCCTATGCCGACAAGGGCAGAAGCTTCTGACGTTGCAAATGCTATTATTGACGGTACTGATGCCGTGATGTTGAGTGAAGAAACAACCATCGGCAAATACCCTGTTAAAGCAGTGGAGATGATGGCACAGATTGCTAAAAACGTTGAAAACAGCGATGTTATCAGCAGAAACTATTACCCTGCCGAAATGCGGCAGATTAATAACCCTGATGCACAAGCAATTTGCTCTGCTATTATGAAGATGATTGAAAAAATTGACATAAAAGCAATCCTGGCGTTTACAGCTTCAGGGTACACTCCAAGTTTACTTTCAAAAGGGAAGCCGTCTGTACCGATATATGCGCTTTGTGAAAATGAAGCAGCTTGCCGGCAAATGAATTTATACAGAGATGTATTCCCTGTATTATTTGACTGTAAGATTGAAATGAACCGCGAAACTGTTAAACTTATTAATAATTTACTGGTTAAGACGCTGGGATACAAATCCAATGACAAAATTATTATCACGGGTTCTATCCCTGAACTTGCAAGAGGCAAAACAACAAACTTTATAAGGTTGCATGAAATCCCCGGAGTATAG
- a CDS encoding NADH-dependent [FeFe] hydrogenase, group A6 has product MSEDKKILYIDGNPVEFTNEKNLLEVIRKAGIEVPTLCYRPDLTLYGSCRMCVVEIEGRGIQSSCTMPPEAGLKVHINTERTRRVRKISLELLLANHNRECTMCEKSEDCELQSLAKKYGIRDIRFEKQKELVPIDASSPSIVRDVNKCILCGACVRACEEIQGLGILGIAKRGSNSVVTPAFNKTMPEVDCVYCGQCVAVCPVGALTIKNDVEQVWNEITNPKKKVVAQIAPAVRVAIGEAFGFNPGEDTTGKIVAALRKIGFDRVYDTNFAADLTIMEEGTEFVNRFKNGGKLPLFTSCCPAWIKFAETKYPELLPYLSTCKSPQQMFGSVTKKLISEEFGIDRKDLTVVSIMPCTAKKAEAKRPEFAVDDDPDINYVLTTQEAVRMIKEAGIDFQHVMCELPDNPLGLYSGAGVIFGTSGGVLEAALRTAYKIITGTELESIDITPARGLDFVKEFSVDIAGNNLKFTVANTLSAADKVIKDILAGKADYAMVEVMACPGGCIAGGGQPVSCKNPNIKKQRSEGLYCCDQKLAIRRSHENQDVQTVYEKWLGAPNSEEAHHNLHTHYLNRKETSYMNVGKQLKTT; this is encoded by the coding sequence ATGTCAGAAGATAAGAAAATTTTATACATAGACGGCAACCCTGTTGAATTCACTAATGAAAAAAACTTGCTTGAAGTAATAAGGAAGGCAGGTATTGAAGTTCCAACATTGTGTTACCGCCCCGACCTTACACTATATGGTTCTTGCCGTATGTGTGTTGTAGAAATCGAAGGCAGAGGAATTCAATCGAGCTGTACAATGCCTCCCGAAGCCGGTTTAAAAGTCCACATTAACACAGAAAGAACAAGACGTGTAAGAAAAATCTCTTTAGAACTTTTGCTTGCAAACCATAACAGAGAATGTACAATGTGCGAAAAATCGGAAGACTGCGAGCTGCAAAGTCTTGCAAAAAAATACGGTATAAGAGATATCAGGTTTGAAAAACAAAAAGAACTTGTGCCTATCGATGCAAGCAGCCCTTCTATAGTAAGAGATGTAAATAAATGTATTCTTTGCGGCGCTTGTGTAAGAGCTTGTGAAGAAATTCAGGGTTTAGGAATTTTGGGTATTGCAAAAAGAGGTTCAAACTCTGTTGTAACACCCGCCTTTAATAAAACAATGCCCGAAGTCGACTGCGTTTACTGCGGACAATGTGTAGCAGTATGTCCTGTAGGCGCATTAACAATTAAAAATGATGTAGAGCAGGTTTGGAATGAAATTACCAACCCTAAGAAAAAAGTAGTTGCCCAAATAGCGCCTGCCGTAAGGGTTGCAATAGGTGAAGCTTTCGGATTTAACCCCGGTGAAGATACAACCGGTAAAATTGTTGCCGCACTGAGAAAAATAGGGTTTGACAGAGTATATGATACAAACTTTGCCGCGGATTTAACGATTATGGAAGAAGGCACAGAGTTCGTAAACCGTTTCAAAAATGGGGGGAAACTTCCTCTGTTCACGAGCTGCTGTCCTGCATGGATAAAATTTGCAGAAACAAAATATCCTGAACTTTTACCATATCTTTCAACCTGTAAATCACCCCAACAAATGTTCGGCTCCGTAACTAAAAAGCTTATTTCGGAAGAATTCGGCATAGACAGAAAAGACCTTACGGTTGTGTCCATCATGCCTTGTACCGCTAAAAAAGCTGAGGCAAAACGTCCTGAATTTGCGGTTGATGATGACCCTGATATAAATTATGTTTTAACTACACAAGAAGCAGTCAGGATGATTAAAGAAGCAGGGATTGACTTCCAGCACGTTATGTGTGAACTTCCGGATAATCCTTTAGGCTTGTATTCAGGTGCAGGTGTGATTTTTGGAACATCAGGCGGTGTTTTGGAAGCCGCACTCAGAACAGCATACAAAATTATCACGGGAACAGAGCTTGAAAGTATTGATATCACACCCGCAAGAGGACTTGATTTTGTTAAAGAATTTTCTGTTGATATAGCGGGCAATAATTTGAAATTTACTGTAGCAAACACATTAAGTGCGGCAGATAAGGTAATTAAAGATATCCTTGCAGGCAAAGCGGATTATGCGATGGTAGAAGTAATGGCTTGTCCGGGCGGATGTATAGCAGGCGGCGGACAACCCGTAAGCTGCAAAAATCCAAACATCAAGAAACAACGCTCCGAAGGCTTATATTGCTGCGACCAAAAGTTAGCTATACGCCGCTCCCATGAAAATCAGGATGTTCAAACTGTTTATGAAAAATGGCTTGGCGCTCCAAACAGCGAAGAAGCCCACCACAATTTGCATACACATTATCTAAACCGTAAAGAAACATCTTATATGAACGTAGGAAAACAGTTAAAAACAACATAA
- the nuoF gene encoding NADH-quinone oxidoreductase subunit NuoF, which translates to MAVMTDIKKEAQKAKEKINAMPTRVLICAGTGCVANGSKNVIKKFQELGCECADRECNCSSNTFSTVITGCHGFCEQGVLVVIPSLDVTYVKVKVEDVEEIVESHIKGGKPVERLLYTDPKTNEHVFKNENINFYAKQTRTSLANCGEINPESVDEYLAVGGYEALAKVLEENNPQNVIKTVADSGLRGRGGGGFSTGRKWGLMAAGDKKYVICNGDEGDPGAFMDRSIMEGDPHKLVEGMAIAAFATGADEGYIYVRAEYPLAIARLRTAIQEAEERNLLGKNIMGTGFSFDLHIKEGAGAFVCGEETALIASIEGERGMPRPKPPFPAVKGLFGKPTIINNVETLANVPLIIKKGAGWFKSFGTSTSAGTKTFALTGEVNNTGLIEVPMGTTLREIIFDIGGGIRNNKKFKAVQIGGPSGGCLTEEHLDLPLDYDSLIRAGAMVGSGGLVVMNEDTCIVEVARFFMNFTQNESCGKCVPCREGTKNMLRLLEKIVGGQAVMEDLALLEELALAVKDGSLCGLGKTAPNPVLSTLKYFRHEYEAHILEKRCPAGVCKAFKTIIIEEDLCKGCTKCARVCPVNAIEGKVKEVHKIKQEACIKCGSCLAACPFKAIKEV; encoded by the coding sequence ATGGCAGTTATGACGGATATAAAAAAAGAAGCACAAAAGGCAAAAGAAAAAATCAATGCAATGCCTACAAGGGTATTGATTTGTGCAGGTACGGGCTGTGTAGCTAACGGTTCAAAAAATGTTATTAAAAAGTTTCAGGAATTAGGATGCGAATGTGCAGACAGAGAGTGCAATTGCAGCAGCAATACTTTCTCAACGGTTATAACAGGATGCCACGGTTTTTGTGAACAGGGCGTACTGGTTGTAATCCCAAGCCTTGATGTTACTTATGTTAAGGTCAAAGTTGAAGATGTTGAAGAAATTGTAGAAAGCCACATAAAAGGCGGAAAACCTGTTGAAAGGCTTCTTTATACAGACCCAAAAACAAACGAACACGTGTTTAAAAATGAAAATATTAATTTTTACGCAAAACAAACAAGAACATCATTGGCAAACTGCGGTGAAATCAACCCCGAATCGGTTGATGAATATCTGGCGGTAGGCGGATACGAAGCGTTAGCGAAAGTTCTTGAAGAAAACAATCCTCAAAATGTTATCAAAACCGTAGCGGATAGCGGATTAAGAGGTCGCGGCGGCGGCGGATTTTCTACCGGACGAAAATGGGGATTAATGGCAGCAGGCGATAAAAAATACGTAATCTGTAACGGTGATGAAGGCGACCCGGGCGCTTTTATGGACAGAAGTATTATGGAAGGCGACCCTCATAAATTAGTGGAGGGTATGGCTATTGCCGCTTTTGCAACAGGAGCGGACGAAGGTTATATCTATGTCAGAGCGGAGTATCCTCTTGCTATCGCAAGGTTAAGAACCGCTATACAAGAAGCCGAGGAAAGAAACCTGCTCGGTAAAAATATAATGGGTACAGGGTTTTCATTCGACCTTCACATTAAAGAAGGTGCAGGAGCATTTGTTTGCGGAGAAGAAACAGCTCTTATCGCTTCAATAGAAGGCGAAAGAGGTATGCCAAGACCCAAACCCCCGTTCCCTGCGGTAAAAGGGTTATTTGGAAAACCGACTATTATTAACAACGTAGAAACTTTAGCAAACGTACCTTTGATTATAAAAAAGGGCGCAGGTTGGTTTAAGAGTTTCGGAACATCAACAAGCGCAGGAACGAAAACGTTTGCGCTTACAGGCGAAGTTAACAATACAGGCCTTATTGAAGTACCTATGGGTACAACTTTAAGGGAAATCATATTCGATATCGGCGGCGGAATCAGAAACAACAAAAAATTCAAAGCCGTACAAATCGGAGGACCTTCGGGCGGGTGCTTGACAGAAGAGCATCTGGATTTGCCCCTTGATTACGATTCACTTATCAGAGCAGGCGCTATGGTAGGTTCCGGCGGATTGGTTGTAATGAATGAAGATACTTGTATCGTAGAAGTCGCAAGATTTTTCATGAATTTCACCCAAAACGAATCTTGCGGCAAATGTGTTCCTTGTCGTGAAGGTACAAAAAACATGTTAAGACTTCTTGAGAAAATCGTTGGCGGTCAGGCTGTAATGGAAGATTTGGCGCTGCTTGAAGAGCTTGCTCTTGCGGTAAAAGACGGTTCTTTATGCGGTTTGGGCAAAACTGCTCCAAACCCCGTTTTATCAACGCTAAAATATTTCAGACATGAATATGAAGCGCATATTTTGGAAAAACGCTGCCCTGCAGGGGTTTGCAAAGCCTTCAAAACTATAATAATAGAAGAAGACCTTTGCAAAGGCTGTACAAAGTGCGCTCGTGTATGCCCTGTAAATGCAATCGAAGGTAAAGTTAAAGAAGTTCACAAAATCAAACAAGAAGCTTGTATCAAGTGCGGCTCTTGTCTGGCGGCTTGTCCGTTCAAGGCCATCAAGGAGGTTTAA
- a CDS encoding NAD(P)H-dependent oxidoreductase subunit E produces the protein MTQLKSAATVDFDLIDKILSECGTKKSNLIAVLQKIQEAYKYLPEDAMTYVAGKIGLSPASVYGVATFYSLFSLDPKGKYEVKICDGTACHVRGSLPVLDAVRGKLNLTDKKITTDDGKFTVETVSCLGACGLAPVVVINEKVYPQMTAEAIKIVIDTLIKEDSEG, from the coding sequence ATGACACAATTGAAGTCTGCTGCAACAGTTGATTTCGACCTGATAGATAAAATTTTATCGGAATGCGGGACAAAAAAATCCAATCTTATTGCAGTACTGCAAAAAATTCAAGAAGCTTATAAGTACCTTCCTGAAGATGCCATGACTTATGTAGCGGGAAAGATAGGACTTTCGCCTGCAAGCGTCTATGGTGTCGCAACATTTTACAGCTTGTTCAGTCTTGACCCTAAAGGAAAATACGAAGTAAAAATCTGTGACGGAACAGCATGCCACGTTAGGGGAAGTCTTCCTGTTTTAGATGCAGTAAGAGGCAAATTAAATTTAACGGATAAAAAAATCACCACGGACGACGGCAAATTCACGGTAGAAACAGTGAGTTGTCTTGGGGCTTGCGGTCTGGCGCCTGTAGTAGTAATCAATGAAAAAGTTTACCCTCAAATGACAGCCGAAGCAATAAAAATAGTTATAGATACTCTTATTAAAGAAGACAGTGAGGGTTAA